The Mucilaginibacter yixingensis genome window below encodes:
- a CDS encoding metallophosphoesterase encodes MPHRLLYRIFIVCILFIADWYVMGGLRDAFKKKNFVHKKWFGFSYGVFSFALTVGLFASIYTGLGVGFKAALMMVFFLLQMAKFCFIPFILANDLQRISDWFKKRKAAAGIPQEEQPEEEHVLMGRSAFLMKAGVMASTVPLIAVAAGLRSWAYDYQIKRVNLYLPNLPKAFDGLKLGQLSDIHSGSFYNKTAVQGGVDMLLKERCDMVFFTGDLVNSIASEMRHYQDIFGKVKAPLGVYSVFGNHDYGDYYEWWNNWPAKARNLQNMVDIHRHMGWELLRNENRRLKIDNEEIGILGMQNWGVLGGNPKYGDMELTTRNTDDLPVKLLLSHDPSHWRAEVLPDYPQIDMVFAGHTHGMQFGVRTDNYQWSPIQYVYREWAGLYREGHQQIYVNVGYGFLGMPGRVGILPEITIFTLKAGTDPKRGLIS; translated from the coding sequence ATGCCTCATCGGTTATTGTATCGCATATTTATCGTCTGCATTCTTTTCATCGCCGACTGGTATGTGATGGGAGGGCTGCGTGACGCATTCAAGAAAAAAAACTTCGTCCATAAAAAGTGGTTTGGCTTTAGCTATGGTGTTTTCTCGTTCGCGTTAACGGTAGGGCTGTTTGCCAGCATATATACCGGATTAGGTGTAGGCTTTAAAGCTGCGCTGATGATGGTGTTCTTTTTGTTGCAGATGGCTAAATTCTGCTTCATCCCGTTTATTCTTGCTAATGATCTTCAGCGCATCAGTGATTGGTTTAAAAAGCGCAAGGCTGCAGCTGGAATACCGCAGGAAGAACAACCCGAGGAGGAACATGTACTGATGGGCCGGTCGGCTTTTTTAATGAAGGCCGGTGTAATGGCATCAACCGTGCCGCTTATTGCTGTTGCAGCCGGGTTGCGTAGTTGGGCTTATGATTACCAGATAAAAAGGGTAAACCTTTATTTACCCAATCTGCCAAAAGCTTTTGATGGTTTGAAATTAGGGCAGTTGTCAGATATCCATAGCGGTAGCTTCTATAATAAAACGGCCGTACAGGGTGGTGTTGATATGCTGCTGAAAGAAAGATGCGATATGGTTTTCTTCACCGGCGATCTGGTTAATTCTATTGCCAGCGAGATGCGCCATTATCAGGATATCTTTGGCAAAGTTAAAGCCCCGCTGGGTGTGTACTCGGTGTTTGGTAATCATGATTATGGCGATTATTACGAGTGGTGGAATAACTGGCCGGCTAAAGCCCGAAACCTGCAAAATATGGTGGACATACACCGGCACATGGGATGGGAATTATTACGTAATGAGAACCGCAGATTGAAAATTGATAACGAGGAAATAGGTATTCTGGGGATGCAAAACTGGGGCGTATTGGGCGGAAATCCTAAATATGGCGACATGGAATTGACCACCAGAAATACCGATGATTTGCCGGTAAAACTACTCCTCTCGCATGATCCTTCTCATTGGCGTGCCGAGGTATTGCCAGATTATCCGCAGATAGATATGGTGTTTGCCGGGCATACCCATGGCATGCAATTTGGCGTGCGTACAGACAATTATCAATGGAGCCCCATTCAGTATGTTTACCGCGAATGGGCCGGTTTGTACCGCGAAGGGCACCAGCAAATTTATGTAAACGTAGGTTATGGTTTTTTAGGAATGCCTGGAAGGGTTGGAATATTGCCGGAGATTACGATATTTACATTAAAAGCCGGTACAGACCCGAAGCGTGGTTTAATTTCTTAA